The window TACTTTTTTAAGGTTTCTTCTTCCAATTTCTTAGCGGCTTCGTTCCAGGGATTATGCCCGTCCAACCCGTTTTTTTTGTCTTCGGAAATACGCGAGCTGAACTCAGATTTTGAAGGATAAGGATAGCTTGTATTTGCAAAATTGGTTGCTATCTTCGGAGTAATAAAACTAAAAATAATCCAAACGCCCAGACTACTTACAAGAGACATCCCTGAAGATTTACTCCACATGGAGATTAAGACCGTAACCGTGGTGATGATTAAATAATAAAACGAATAGGAGACAAAGAGTACCAGTAAGCTGGTCCAGCTAAAGAAAGCCAAGCCATCTAAACTGCTTAATACAAGTCCGGTTGCCAAAAAAATAACTACTGTAAGGATGAAAACCGGAATAAAAGTTGCCAGCCATTTGCCTAAGGCCAGTTTTACAGGATGTACCCCCTGACTTTTTAATAGTTTAAAGGTTTGATGTTCGAATTCTTTGGTGTAGGAATTGTACCCGATTAAAATAATGATCAGCGGAAACAAATAAATCAATACGAAATTGATCGAGAGTGTTCCAAAACGAGCCAAACTGGTTTGATCACTAGCTTCGCTAAACGAAGCTTCGTTTCTGTTGTGTGCTTCCAGGAAAATAGAATTTCCGGTGTATTTGGTAACTCCATAATCAAAAAGCGATAAAGCAAATAAGGGTTTAAAAGCATAAGTGCCATAATGTGCCGCCGAATGCGGATTTTTCTCGTCTTGTGTTTCCCAGATTGTACGTTCCTTATCAACCGATTCTATATACTGTTGATTGTTTTTTTGATATTGGTTGATGCCGGTAATGGCAGCAACAAACAATAGGATCAATAAAATGCCCGTCGCTATCTTAAAGCGGCCATCTCTCGTTAGCTCCTTGAGTTCTTTAAAAATTATATTTTTCATTTTAAGAGACATTTTTAAAGTTCATGATGTCAAGATAGATGGTTTCAAGCTCCTTTAGCGAAACATCTTTAGAATTAGAATAGTTCTGTAAAACTCCGGAACGCATAATTCCGATGTGTGTACTCACTTCTTTAGCCCTGAATAAATCGTGGGTAGCCATCAGAATCGCTACGCCATTGTTCTTCATTTTAGTGAGCAAGGCCATAAATTCATTGCTTGATTTAGGATCTAGTCCGGACGTTGGTTCATCTAGTAACAAGACTTTCGATTCTTTGGCTATAGCTAATGCAATACCCACTTTTTGCCGCATCCCTTTAGAGAATTTTTTCACACGCTTTTCATGCGCTTCTTCCTGGAGCCCCGCTTCGGTTAAGTACGATTTTAAAATTTCCGTATCAAATGTTTTCCGTATCAAATGTTTTCAATGGCATTTAATGTGGGATATAGCATTAAGTTTTCAGGAATGTACGTTAACATCCCTTTGGTTTTGATAGGGTTTTGTACAACGTCCAGGCCGTTAATTTCAGCAACTCCCGAAGTGGGTTGGATAAAATTCAGCAACATGTTGATCGTGGTCGATTTTCCTGCGCCGTTTGCTCCTAAAAGACATAGAATTTCCCCGGCTCCTACATTAAAGGATAAATTGTTCACAGCCGTAAAATCACCATATTTTTTGGTGATGCTTTTTGTAGTAATCATAATGTAAAGTTGAAAAGTTTAGTAAATTAATAATAGGTGTGCATAGCAACAATGCTATACATGTATATGTACTGCCGGGAGTTAGTTAGCCCAGACAGCCATGTTTTAAATAATTAGTACAGAAGACTTATGCAGGAGTTGGTGGAGGTCTGCAAAAGAGGTGGTTGTCTGTTTGATCTTGTGAAAACCGGTATGAATACTCACAAAAAATTTCTTCACTGAATAAATATCGATCAGGCTGTTCAGGTAAAACCTGTTCATCAGTGACGAATGGTATCGCATTTGAAGTGATTACATATTCACAGACTTCACAATCATTGTGAGATTCATTACTGTCGTGAGTCAATGCATGCAACCCGGTCAGTTTTATACTGATAAAAAAGACCAGACAGAAATAAGCGATATATCTTTTACAAGTTTTCACAAAAGAAATTGAAAGTACAAGAATAGAAATAAATTTTGCTAAAGTGCGGTTCCTGTTCAAGCTTTAACTAAAATTTATATGTAGAAGGCTGTTTGATGTGATTAATTACAACAAAAGAACATTTATAGGATTAATATTACTGTGTGGTTTATTTATACTAGATGTATAATAGCTTTAAAGGGTGTTATACTCATATGAAAAGTCTCTTAAAGCTATAGCTGTGTTGTTGTGGAATGATACTGCTAGAAGATGATTACTGTCTTGTAGTCAAAAGAAAAACGCTCCCCTGACTAAAAGTTACTTCATCCGGAGAGCGCTGGCTTGTTGTATTCTTTGATTAGACTACAAAGATTCTTTCTTGTAATACGATTTTAAGTTCTTAAGCATGATCTCAGTCATTTCGTCCAGAGATATTTTACTGCTCCATCCCCAGTCATTCTGAGCGTCAGTATCGTTTACACTGTTAGGCCAGGTGTCTGCAATATCTTGTCTGAAGTCAGGGTTGAAGGTTAAGGTAAAATCAGAAATGTGATTTTGAATACTGGAAGCTACATCCTCAGGAGCAAAACTAATACCGCTTAAATTATACGAAGACCTGATTTTTATGTCTTTGGTGTCAGCATCCATGATATTAATAGTGGCATTAATGGCATCGTCCATATACATCATAGGCAGGAATGTGCCTTTGTTTAAAAAGCTGGTGTATGTACCATCGGTTATGGCTTTATGATAAATATCTACTGCATAATCTGTAGTTCCTCCACCGGGCAGTGTTTTATAGCTGATCAATCCGGGATACCTGATACTCCTTACATCAACACTGTATCTGTTGAAGTAATATTCACACCAACGTTCGCCTGCCTGTTTACTGATTCCGTATACAGTGCTTGGTTCCATAATGGTTCGTTGAGGTGTGTTGTTTTTAGGCGTAGTAGGCCCGAATACGGCTATCGAACTTGGCCAGAAAATTTTATTGATTTTTTTATCCCGGGCCAGATTCAAGACATGAAGCAGCGAATTCATGTTTAGGTCCCATGCCTTTAACGGATTTTTTTCGGCAACGGCCGAAAGCATGGCAGCCATAAGGTAAACATCCGAAATATTATGTTTTTCTACAACGTGTGCGATGGCTTTACTGTCTGTTGCATCTAAGATTTCAAAAGGGCCCGACTCCATGAGCT of the Zhouia spongiae genome contains:
- a CDS encoding ATP-binding cassette domain-containing protein, with product MITTKSITKKYGDFTAVNNLSFNVGAGEILCLLGANGAGKSTTINMLLNFIQPTSGVAEINGLDVVQNPIKTKGMLTYIPENLMLYPTLNAIENI
- a CDS encoding DUF3526 domain-containing protein, which translates into the protein MKNIIFKELKELTRDGRFKIATGILLILLFVAAITGINQYQKNNQQYIESVDKERTIWETQDEKNPHSAAHYGTYAFKPLFALSLFDYGVTKYTGNSIFLEAHNRNEASFSEASDQTSLARFGTLSINFVLIYLFPLIIILIGYNSYTKEFEHQTFKLLKSQGVHPVKLALGKWLATFIPVFILTVVIFLATGLVLSSLDGLAFFSWTSLLVLFVSYSFYYLIITTVTVLISMWSKSSGMSLVSSLGVWIIFSFITPKIATNFANTSYPYPSKSEFSSRISEDKKNGLDGHNPWNEAAKKLEEETLKKYGVDSLSQLPFNYAGYRMQKGEEHEAKIYEKHYNILNEIAVNQNNTYKSLSFISPFIPVRFLSMDITHTSDNLHWKFTKAAEKYRIEKQKFLNYDIKDNAKKGESGYKMSSEKFKKLPKFNFIPPKLPQVLKENMQNLLFLALWFALPFAGLIITSKKI
- a CDS encoding NAD-dependent epimerase/dehydratase family protein; this encodes MMPNILIIGACGQIGSELTIALRDKYGNDAVIASDIREGSQELMESGPFEILDATDSKAIAHVVEKHNISDVYLMAAMLSAVAEKNPLKAWDLNMNSLLHVLNLARDKKINKIFWPSSIAVFGPTTPKNNTPQRTIMEPSTVYGISKQAGERWCEYYFNRYSVDVRSIRYPGLISYKTLPGGGTTDYAVDIYHKAITDGTYTSFLNKGTFLPMMYMDDAINATINIMDADTKDIKIRSSYNLSGISFAPEDVASSIQNHISDFTLTFNPDFRQDIADTWPNSVNDTDAQNDWGWSSKISLDEMTEIMLKNLKSYYKKESL
- a CDS encoding ATP-binding cassette domain-containing protein, with amino-acid sequence MIRKTFDTEILKSYLTEAGLQEEAHEKRVKKFSKGMRQKVGIALAIAKESKVLLLDEPTSGLDPKSSNEFMALLTKMKNNGVAILMATHDLFRAKEVSTHIGIMRSGVLQNYSNSKDVSLKELETIYLDIMNFKNVS